One segment of Carya illinoinensis cultivar Pawnee chromosome 1, C.illinoinensisPawnee_v1, whole genome shotgun sequence DNA contains the following:
- the LOC122276412 gene encoding pentatricopeptide repeat-containing protein At4g02750-like: protein MFLFFFSRAAQALKVTQNPSLNLAKTLSLANPELFTQNRTKATLPNLKPLNSKISSYVKNGLVEEARKLFDKMPQKNTVTWNAMIRGHFLDGNSCEALQLFYRMPDRDIVSYNTVIAGLMQCGDVDGARCVFYGMPSRDIVTWNSMVAGYIRNGMIDTALHLFDGMPLKDVISWNLIVGGLVNCGDLDLAEEYFGRSCAQDVVSWTIMISGLSKSGRIVEACKLFENMPSRDVRACNAMMVGYIENGHIETAKDLFRKMPERDFESWNELVSGLVRSKKANDAIRLFMEMPQKCQKTWNSILLELIRNGLIKEAHAFLEKSPYSDVVSWTNLLVGYFGLGEVGGAIKIFDLMPSRDTTAWNATIFGLGENDQGEEGLKLFIRMKESGPSLDKATFTSVLTICSDLPTLHFGKQTHADVIKAGFNSYIEVSNAMVTMYARCGNMHSALLQFSSMPSHDVISWNSLICGFAHHGDGTKALEMFERMILTDVMPNHITFVGVLAACSHAGLVDQGKYYFDFMKSKCSLRPASEHYTCIMDLLGRFGLIDEAMTFLDQMRADGVEVPVSVWGALLGACRIYKNIEVGKIAGERILEVDPCNSGVYLILVELLLSGGRREDASTIMARMKEKGVKKQPGCSWIEVNNSARIFLSGDSSHPDFCRICCILDLIYMEMEIKS, encoded by the coding sequence atgttcctcttcttcttctctcgcGCCGCACAAGCCCTCAAAGTCACCCAAAATCCCTCTCTGAACCTCGCCAAAACACTCTCTCTCGCAAACCCAGAATTATTTACACAAAACCGTACCAAAGCAACGCTCCCCAACCTAAAGCCTCTCAACTCCAAGATCTCGAGCTACGTAAAAAATGGCCTTGTCGAGGAAGCTCGGAAACTGTTCGATAAAATGCCTCAGAAAAACACGGTCACATGGAACGCGATGATTCGTGGGCACTTTTTAGATGGGAATTCTTGTGAAGCTCTCCAATTATTCTATAGAATGCCTGATAGGGATATTGTTTCGTATAATACAGTGATTGCTGGGTTGATGCAGTGTGGGGACGTGGATGGTGCGAGGTGCGTTTTTTATGGGATGCCATCCAGAGATATTGTGACTTGGAATTCAATGGTTGCAGGGTATATTCGTAACGGAATGATAGACACGGCGCTACATTTATTTGATGGGATGCCGTTGAAAGATGTGATTTCATGGAACTTGATCGTCGGTGGGCTGGTGAATTGTGGGGATTTGGATTTAGCAGAAGAGTATTTTGGACGATCATGTGCTCAGGATGTTGTGTCTTGGACTATAATGATTTCGGGGCTTTCTAAGTCAGGACGGATTGTTGAAGCTTGTAAGCTCTTTGAAAACATGCCCTCTAGGGATGTTCGAGCTTGTAATGCAATGATGGTTGGATATATAGAAAATGGCCATATTGAAACTGCGAAAGATTTGTTTCGGAAAATGCCTGAACGGGATTTTGAGTCTTGGAATGAATTGGTAAGCGGGTTGGTCAGGAGCAAAAAAGCTAATGATGCTATAAGGCTTTTCATGGAGATGCCACAAAAATGTCAGAAAACGTGGAACTCAATCCTGTTGGAACTGATAAGAAATGGGCTCATCAAAGAAGCTCATGCATTTCTTGAGAAATCCCCATACAGTGACGTTGTGTCATGGACGAATTTGCTTGTTGGATATTTTGGATTAGGTGAGGTTGGGGGTGCAATTAAGATTTTTGATCTGATGCCAAGCCGAGATACAACTGCATGGAATGCCACAATTTTTGGATTAGGAGAAAATGATCAAGGAGAGGAAGGTTTAAAGCTTTTCATTAGAATGAAAGAATCAGGTCCATCCCTAGACAAGGCTACATTCACTAGTGTTTTGACAATATGTTCAGACTTGCCGACCTTACACTTCGGAAAGCAAACTCATGCAGATGTTATAAAAGCTGGTTTTAATAGTTACATTGAAGTTTCCAATGCAATGGTTACCATGTACGCGAGATGTGGAAACATGCATTCTGCTCTGCTACAATTTTCTTCCATGCCAAGCCATGATGTTATTTCTTGGAATTCTCTAATCTGTGGTTTTGCTCATCATGGCGATGGCACAAAGGCCCTAGAGATGTTTGAAAGAATGATATTAACTGATGTTATGCCCAATCATATAACCTTTGTTGGTGTTCTAGCTGCGTGTAGCCATGCAGGGTTGGTAGACCAAGGTAAGTACTACTTCGATTTCATGAAATCCAAGTGTTCTCTTCGGCCAGCAAGTGAGCATTACACATGTATCATGGATTTGTTGGGTAGGTTTGGACTAATAGATGAGGCGATGACTTTTTTAGATCAAATGAGAGCAGATGGAGTTGAAGTTCCTGTAAGTGTTTGGGGAGCACTGCTAGGAGCCTGTagaatttacaaaaacattgaGGTGGGCAAGATTGCTGGCGAGAGAATTTTGGAAGTAGACCCTTGCAATTCTggtgtttatttgattttggttgAATTATTATTGAGCGGTGGAAGGAGAGAAGATGCAAGTACAATTATGGCCCGGATGAAAGAGAAGGGAGTCAAGAAGCAACCGGGGTGTAGTTGGATTGAGGTAAACAACAGCGCACGTATATTTCTTTCAGGAGATAGTTCGCACCCTGATTTTTGTAGAATCTGTTGTATTCTAGACTTGATATacatggagatggagattaaatcATAA